Proteins encoded by one window of Kribbella flavida DSM 17836:
- a CDS encoding helix-turn-helix domain-containing protein: MGDSFLDARGRRSAGVAVRFDPLRLALARRLRGLRRTELAARVDVTPAAISQFERGQARPTVPLVAAMSLALGVPAEFFTLDRPLQPGSASSPHFRSLRTTSQLERDRALAFAELAADVLSALEQKVELPQPLLPDLRAPESPSLEQIGELAAQTRSFFELEPGPVPHVVRLLETAGVLVLRLPEVSVTVDAFSAHLPTRPVVLLNPAKNDAARARFDAAHELAHLVMHFDAAPGSSIVEKEAHSFAAEFLMPREQLIDELPRRLDWQQLHLLKQRWGVSLKALVYRAHHLGVLTPNAYRRGMQQLKEWAYPEPGPLSTVEAPSLLQLSSELLLDAGIDLERLADELHLPTAVLSDVLQAGSDVRPRVEIG; this comes from the coding sequence GTGGGTGATTCGTTCCTCGACGCCCGAGGACGCCGGTCCGCCGGCGTCGCGGTGCGGTTCGACCCGCTCCGGCTTGCCCTGGCGCGCCGCCTGCGGGGACTGCGGCGTACCGAGCTCGCCGCCCGGGTGGATGTGACGCCGGCCGCGATCAGCCAGTTCGAGCGGGGGCAGGCGCGTCCGACGGTTCCGTTGGTGGCCGCGATGTCGCTGGCCCTCGGCGTACCGGCGGAGTTCTTCACGCTGGACCGGCCGCTGCAACCGGGGTCGGCCTCGAGTCCGCACTTCCGCAGCCTGCGGACGACCAGCCAGCTCGAGCGAGACCGCGCGCTGGCATTCGCCGAGCTGGCGGCCGACGTACTGTCCGCGCTGGAACAGAAGGTCGAGCTTCCGCAGCCGCTGCTGCCTGACCTGCGGGCGCCGGAGTCGCCAAGTCTCGAGCAGATCGGGGAACTGGCTGCTCAGACGCGATCGTTCTTCGAGCTGGAGCCCGGCCCGGTTCCGCACGTTGTCCGTCTGCTGGAGACGGCCGGAGTGCTGGTGCTGCGGTTGCCGGAGGTTTCGGTGACCGTCGACGCGTTCTCGGCTCACCTGCCGACCCGGCCCGTTGTGCTGCTCAATCCGGCCAAGAACGACGCGGCCCGAGCCCGCTTCGATGCCGCGCACGAGCTCGCGCACCTGGTGATGCACTTCGACGCGGCGCCGGGCTCGAGCATCGTCGAGAAGGAGGCGCACTCGTTCGCGGCGGAGTTCCTGATGCCGCGCGAGCAGCTCATCGACGAGCTGCCGCGACGCCTCGACTGGCAGCAGCTGCATCTGCTCAAGCAGCGCTGGGGTGTCTCGCTGAAGGCTCTCGTCTACCGGGCGCACCACCTTGGTGTGTTGACCCCCAACGCCTACCGGCGGGGCATGCAGCAGCTGAAGGAATGGGCCTATCCCGAACCAGGGCCGCTGTCGACGGTCGAGGCGCCGTCACTGCTCCAGCTCAGCTCGGAGCTGCTGCTTGACGCGGGTATTGATCTGGAGCGGCTCGCTGACGAACTGCACCTTCCGACGGCTGTGCTGTCCGACGTACTGCAGGCCGGGAGCGACGTCCGGCCGCGGGTGGAGATCGGCTGA
- a CDS encoding L,D-transpeptidase family protein: MEKKLDNWGYPVGIVDGKVTLRTRQALCAWRETAGLPVSRGRLTTGDVRSVLLAKKRPVPTRPSGIYVNKTCQMLYQVVNKTYRRIVWVSTGTPEHETPNRTGKVWRKWAGPHESSLYDDAYMYDSIYFLKDRPGIALHGSRANSLIKTYPASHSCIRVMRPQIHRIFRETKIGTRVSVYGKY; this comes from the coding sequence GTGGAGAAGAAACTCGACAACTGGGGCTACCCCGTCGGCATCGTCGACGGCAAGGTCACGCTGCGGACCCGGCAGGCGTTGTGCGCGTGGCGCGAGACCGCCGGCCTGCCGGTCAGCCGCGGCCGGCTGACCACCGGCGACGTCCGGTCGGTGCTGCTGGCCAAGAAGCGCCCGGTGCCGACCAGGCCGTCCGGGATCTACGTCAACAAGACCTGTCAGATGCTCTACCAGGTCGTGAACAAGACCTACCGCCGGATCGTCTGGGTCTCCACCGGCACCCCGGAGCACGAGACGCCGAACCGCACCGGCAAGGTGTGGCGCAAGTGGGCCGGCCCGCACGAGAGCAGCCTGTACGACGACGCGTACATGTACGACTCGATCTACTTCCTGAAGGACCGCCCGGGCATCGCCCTGCACGGGTCGCGGGCCAACTCGCTGATCAAGACCTACCCGGCCTCGCACAGCTGCATCCGGGTGATGCGCCCGCAGATCCACCGGATCTTCAGGGAAACCAAGATCGGCACCAGGGTCTCGGTCTACGGCAAGTACTGA